A genomic window from Luteolibacter sp. LG18 includes:
- the alr gene encoding alanine racemase, with translation MLARGGALITVAGVSVSVPASPPRAWAEVDLSALRHNLGVAREACGCHLMPVVKAGAYGHGLEEVARALEAEGIEFFGVANVGEARRIRHAGVKTRVYLLGATWAEERAEIVAQDWTPCLSSMEEALHFNELAADAGVRLKVHISVDTGMGRGGFVAAGLPALLPELDTLEHLVIEGLGSHLPSADEDREFTLKQFAVFEGVLGELGGVERFHWRHLSSSAGLLGYDNHACNLVRPGLLLYGVSPLPEFQDRLKTVMSLKSRITLVRTLPAGHGVSYGRDYITDRPTRVATIGIGYGDGYTRHLSNRGTEVWIHGQRCPLLGRVSMDQIMVDVSAVPEAAEGDEVELFGAYIPVAEIAKKAGTIPWEIFTGITPRVTRVYRG, from the coding sequence ATGCTTGCCCGCGGCGGGGCGCTCATTACGGTGGCGGGCGTGAGTGTTTCCGTTCCTGCTTCGCCGCCCCGTGCGTGGGCGGAGGTCGATTTGTCCGCCCTCCGGCACAATCTCGGCGTGGCCCGCGAGGCCTGTGGCTGCCACCTGATGCCGGTGGTGAAGGCGGGTGCCTACGGTCACGGCTTGGAAGAAGTGGCGCGGGCCCTGGAAGCGGAGGGGATCGAGTTTTTTGGCGTCGCCAATGTCGGTGAGGCGCGGCGCATCCGCCATGCGGGCGTGAAGACGCGGGTTTATCTGCTGGGTGCGACCTGGGCCGAGGAGCGTGCGGAGATCGTGGCGCAGGATTGGACGCCGTGTTTGTCCTCGATGGAGGAGGCCCTACATTTCAACGAGCTGGCCGCGGACGCGGGCGTGCGGCTGAAGGTGCACATCTCGGTGGACACCGGCATGGGCCGCGGCGGCTTCGTGGCGGCGGGTCTGCCCGCGTTGCTGCCGGAGCTCGACACACTGGAGCACCTGGTCATCGAGGGGCTGGGATCGCATCTGCCATCGGCGGACGAGGACCGGGAGTTCACGTTGAAACAGTTCGCCGTGTTCGAAGGCGTGCTCGGGGAATTGGGCGGCGTGGAGCGTTTCCACTGGCGCCATCTTTCCAGCAGCGCGGGGCTGCTCGGCTACGACAACCACGCGTGCAACCTGGTGCGGCCGGGACTGCTGCTCTACGGAGTCTCACCCCTGCCGGAATTCCAGGACCGCTTGAAGACGGTGATGTCCCTGAAATCCCGCATCACGCTGGTGCGGACATTGCCCGCGGGCCACGGGGTTTCCTACGGCCGCGATTACATCACCGACCGGCCGACTCGGGTCGCCACGATCGGGATCGGCTACGGCGACGGCTACACGCGCCATCTCTCCAATCGCGGCACCGAGGTGTGGATCCACGGCCAGCGTTGTCCGCTGCTCGGGCGTGTGTCGATGGACCAAATCATGGTCGATGTGAGCGCCGTGCCGGAGGCGGCGGAGGGAGATGAGGTCGAGTTGTTCGGGGCTTACATCCCCGTCGCCGAAATCGCGAAAAAGGCGGGCACCATCCCGTGGGAGATCTTCACCGGCATCACGCCGCGGGTGACGCGGGTGTATCGGGGCTGA
- a CDS encoding RNA-binding protein, whose translation MDIYVGNLPYTATEEDITGLFASYGPVDRVKIITDRETGRSKGFAFVTLGDQSQIEAAVEALNGYDLQGRALRVNASEPKENKGFGGGGGGYKGGGGGGYKGGGGGGYKGGGGGGGYKGGGGGGGYGERRGGGGGGYKGGGGGGYGDRRGGGGGGYKGGGGGWD comes from the coding sequence ATGGACATCTACGTGGGCAACCTGCCCTACACCGCGACGGAAGAAGACATCACTGGTCTCTTCGCCTCGTACGGCCCGGTTGATCGGGTCAAAATCATCACCGACCGTGAAACCGGTCGCTCGAAGGGTTTCGCATTCGTGACCCTCGGCGATCAGAGCCAGATCGAAGCAGCTGTCGAGGCCCTGAACGGCTATGACCTCCAGGGCCGTGCCCTCCGCGTGAATGCTTCCGAGCCCAAGGAAAACAAGGGCTTCGGTGGTGGCGGCGGTGGCTACAAGGGCGGTGGCGGCGGTGGCTACAAAGGTGGTGGCGGCGGCGGCTACAAAGGTGGCGGCGGCGGCGGTGGCTACAAGGGTGGCGGCGGCGGCGGCGGTTACGGCGAACGCCGTGGCGGTGGTGGCGGCGGCTACAAGGGCGGCGGCGGCGGCGGTTACGGCGATCGCCGTGGCGGTGGCGGCGGCGGCTACAAGGGTGGCGGCGGCGGCTGGGACTAA
- the hisF gene encoding imidazole glycerol phosphate synthase subunit HisF, with translation MLAKRIIPCLDVTDGRVVKGVNFVDLIDAGDPVEAAMAYNAQQADELVFLDITASSDNRGTMVDVVRRTAQHCFIPLTVGGGIRSVENMHEMLMAGADKVGVNTSAVTNPGLVDAGAKAFGSQCIVVAIDAKSEGPGKWGVYTHGGRTPVGLDAVEWAKEVWRRGAGEILLTSMDADGTQAGYDLGLTAAVSEAVGIPVIASGGAGNLDHMVDVLEKGKADAVLAASIFHFGKHTVGEAKRHFAERGIPVRPPFRHASA, from the coding sequence GTGCTCGCGAAACGCATCATCCCCTGTCTCGACGTGACCGATGGCCGTGTGGTCAAGGGCGTCAACTTCGTCGACCTCATCGATGCCGGCGATCCCGTGGAAGCGGCCATGGCCTACAACGCCCAACAGGCCGACGAGCTCGTCTTCCTCGACATCACCGCCTCCTCCGACAACCGCGGCACCATGGTCGATGTCGTCCGCCGCACCGCGCAGCATTGCTTCATCCCGCTCACCGTGGGCGGCGGCATCCGCAGCGTGGAGAACATGCACGAGATGCTGATGGCCGGAGCCGACAAGGTCGGCGTGAACACCTCCGCCGTGACCAATCCCGGCCTGGTGGACGCCGGAGCCAAGGCCTTCGGCAGCCAGTGCATCGTGGTCGCGATCGATGCGAAGAGCGAGGGCCCGGGCAAATGGGGCGTCTACACCCACGGTGGCCGCACGCCCGTAGGTCTCGATGCCGTGGAGTGGGCGAAGGAAGTCTGGCGCCGCGGCGCCGGTGAAATCCTGCTCACCAGCATGGACGCCGATGGCACCCAGGCCGGCTACGACCTCGGCCTCACCGCCGCCGTTTCCGAAGCCGTGGGCATCCCCGTGATCGCCAGCGGTGGCGCGGGAAATCTCGATCACATGGTGGACGTTCTCGAAAAAGGCAAGGCGGACGCCGTCCTCGCCGCCAGCATCTTCCACTTCGGCAAACACACGGTGGGAGAGGCGAAGCGTCATTTCGCCGAACGAGGGATCCCGGTCCGTCCACCCTTCCGGCACGCAAGCGCTTGA
- a CDS encoding type B 50S ribosomal protein L31 — translation MKKDLHPKYNPVVFVDMTTGARFVTRSTKTSEKKEVIDGVEHSVISMGITSDSHPFFTGQKQFVDTEGRIDKFTKRFGAVRRVGKPKLGA, via the coding sequence ATGAAAAAGGATCTCCATCCCAAGTACAACCCGGTCGTGTTCGTCGACATGACGACCGGCGCGCGTTTCGTCACCCGCTCCACCAAGACCTCCGAGAAGAAGGAAGTCATCGACGGTGTCGAACACAGCGTGATCTCCATGGGTATCACCTCGGACTCCCACCCGTTCTTCACGGGTCAGAAGCAGTTCGTGGACACCGAAGGCCGCATCGACAAGTTCACCAAGCGCTTCGGTGCCGTCCGCCGCGTCGGCAAGCCGAAACTCGGCGCCTGA